One genomic region from Nostoc sphaeroides encodes:
- a CDS encoding pentapeptide repeat-containing protein, which translates to MTIESNSSNLPTPEPDPENDLQPDDFDGSATEKNLSSEVLATQQALAAIASLQSPQHTNALKLARSDFKQPITNQFTVKPRALLITLIAIAITFIGVILNNWIIGIIGTLITLLLSLAILLPWFQEVLNNWFSPQERTLFVAFLGLLVAIIGLIRFTGVGDRLVLWGRQINWDIAGTLADWFGALGQILIAVIAVYVAWRQYVISKDLTIQQNLLTVQQNIITQQQTIDSYFQGVSDLVLDQEGLLEDWPQERAIAEGRTAAILSSVDGSGKAKILRFLSRSKLLSPLQRDRLLGRAILDGSGGYAEDRLEGVRVIDLGVTLAAADLSGTDLRWTDLSEANLVRANLSGCDLVKANLSRTILYSANLSGADINGIRLFYGVVDKASPRSRTQPPNYQTGEQTGAVVENADFTNVQRMSESARNYCCAWGGEKTRGTIPGGCEGIPNKLGRSKIS; encoded by the coding sequence ATGACGATTGAATCCAATTCCTCTAATCTACCAACCCCAGAACCAGACCCCGAAAACGATTTGCAGCCGGATGACTTTGACGGTAGTGCAACTGAGAAAAACCTAAGCTCAGAAGTACTAGCGACACAACAAGCCCTAGCTGCGATCGCATCTTTGCAATCTCCGCAACATACAAATGCTCTAAAACTTGCCCGTTCTGACTTCAAGCAACCGATTACCAACCAATTCACAGTTAAGCCAAGGGCGTTGCTGATTACTCTCATAGCGATCGCCATCACCTTTATTGGAGTTATCCTCAATAACTGGATCATCGGCATTATCGGAACGCTGATAACCTTGCTGTTATCCCTAGCAATATTATTGCCTTGGTTCCAAGAAGTTTTAAACAACTGGTTTTCACCCCAAGAACGCACGCTGTTTGTGGCCTTTTTGGGACTACTAGTAGCCATCATCGGCTTGATTCGGTTTACAGGTGTGGGCGATCGCTTAGTGCTTTGGGGACGCCAGATTAACTGGGACATTGCTGGAACTCTAGCAGATTGGTTTGGTGCTTTGGGGCAAATTCTGATCGCCGTCATCGCCGTTTACGTGGCGTGGCGACAATATGTTATTTCCAAAGACTTGACAATTCAGCAAAACCTGCTAACAGTTCAACAAAATATCATCACCCAGCAACAGACAATTGATTCCTATTTCCAAGGCGTTTCAGATTTAGTATTAGATCAAGAAGGATTATTAGAAGATTGGCCTCAAGAGAGAGCGATCGCTGAAGGACGCACTGCGGCAATTTTAAGTAGTGTAGATGGCAGTGGTAAAGCCAAAATTCTCCGCTTTCTCTCACGTTCCAAGTTACTGTCACCCTTACAACGCGATCGGCTATTAGGTCGAGCCATTCTTGACGGCAGTGGCGGATATGCAGAAGACCGCCTAGAAGGTGTGCGTGTCATCGATTTAGGCGTAACCCTAGCCGCCGCAGACCTTTCTGGTACTGATTTGCGTTGGACTGACCTGAGCGAAGCTAATCTTGTCCGCGCTAACCTGAGTGGTTGTGATTTAGTAAAAGCCAACCTCTCCCGCACTATTTTATATAGTGCTAATCTCAGTGGTGCTGACATCAACGGGATTCGCCTATTCTACGGTGTAGTGGATAAAGCATCACCCCGTAGTCGTACTCAACCACCAAATTATCAAACCGGCGAACAAACTGGCGCTGTAGTGGAAAATGCCGATTTCACCAATGTACAGCGCATGTCTGAGTCTGCACGTAACTACTGTTGCGCTTGGGGTGGTGAAAAAACTAGAGGTACTATTCCTGGTGGTTGTGAAGGTATTCCGAATAAGTTGGGAAGATCAAAAATTAGTTAG
- a CDS encoding Uma2 family endonuclease — MTQALPKLLTFNEFIEWYPNDEKRYELHKGVIVEMPPPTGSHEKVIAFLSRKLTVEFDRLNLPYGIPKTAFIQTPSAESAYSPDVFLLNLDNLDNEPLFQKQSTVSQAASVPIVIEVVSTNWRDDYYNKLSDYEEMGIPEYWIADYAALGARKFIGNPKQPTIFVCELVDGEYQMTAFQGNTAISSPTFPQLNLTAQQIFNAAN; from the coding sequence ATGACCCAAGCGTTGCCCAAATTACTAACCTTCAATGAATTTATTGAATGGTATCCCAACGATGAAAAACGCTATGAATTGCACAAAGGAGTAATTGTTGAAATGCCACCCCCAACCGGTTCGCATGAAAAAGTTATTGCATTTTTGTCGCGGAAATTAACCGTGGAGTTTGATCGTCTTAATTTACCCTATGGAATCCCCAAAACTGCATTCATCCAAACTCCTTCTGCCGAATCGGCTTATTCGCCTGATGTGTTCCTGCTAAATCTTGATAATCTTGACAATGAACCGCTTTTTCAGAAACAGTCAACAGTAAGCCAAGCAGCATCGGTTCCAATAGTTATTGAAGTTGTTTCAACCAACTGGCGAGATGATTACTACAATAAACTTAGCGATTATGAAGAAATGGGCATTCCCGAATATTGGATTGCTGATTATGCTGCATTGGGTGCAAGAAAGTTCATCGGTAATCCCAAACAACCTACTATTTTTGTGTGCGAATTAGTTGATGGTGAATATCAAATGACAGCGTTTCAAGGTAACACCGCGATTTCATCACCTACTTTTCCCCAATTAAATTTAACTGCACAGCAGATTTTTAATGCGGCTAACTAA
- a CDS encoding Uma2 family endonuclease → MLSATINTSNLSSEAFIAGYLDDVRYELIDGELIDLEPTGLHEQVAGLINRKLNVAIDLLNLPWFIPMKCLIKPLGQNSAFRPDVVILDQTALANEPLWKTEPVITLGKSVKLVVEVVSTNWQNDYARKVEDYEALGIGEYWIADYLGLGGKRYIGLSKQPVITIYQLVDGTYQGQQFRGTECLISQTFPDLNLTAEQIFVAGR, encoded by the coding sequence ATGCTCTCAGCCACTATTAATACAAGTAATCTTAGCTCTGAGGCATTCATTGCTGGCTATCTGGATGATGTCCGCTACGAGTTAATCGACGGAGAACTAATTGACTTGGAACCTACTGGACTTCATGAACAGGTAGCTGGGTTAATTAATCGTAAGCTCAACGTAGCAATTGATCTGCTCAACTTGCCTTGGTTTATTCCCATGAAATGCCTGATTAAACCATTAGGTCAAAATTCAGCCTTTAGACCTGATGTTGTGATTCTTGATCAAACGGCTTTGGCGAATGAGCCATTATGGAAAACTGAGCCAGTGATTACACTAGGTAAGTCTGTTAAATTGGTCGTGGAGGTTGTCAGCACCAATTGGCAGAATGACTATGCTAGGAAAGTGGAAGACTACGAAGCTTTAGGTATTGGGGAGTATTGGATCGCAGATTATTTAGGGTTAGGAGGCAAACGCTACATTGGCTTATCCAAACAACCTGTAATCACAATTTATCAGTTAGTCGATGGAACTTATCAAGGACAACAATTTAGGGGAACAGAATGCCTCATATCCCAAACATTTCCAGACCTGAATTTGACGGCAGAACAGATATTTGTCGCGGGTCGCTAG
- the map gene encoding type I methionyl aminopeptidase, which produces MKTEIIVILSQREIEKMRQAGRLAAKLLQHLEPFVKPGVSTLELNDEAERWTQAHGAKSAPLGYRGYPKSICTSVNEVICHGIPNAKQILKEGDIINIDVTPIVEGYHGDTSKTFFVGTPSPTARKLVEVTEECLRLGIAEVKPGGRIGDIGAAIQEYAEAQGFSVVRDFVGHGISHIFHTAPDVPHYGTRGKGKRLRPGMVFTIEPMINEGTYEVEVLGDKWTAVTRDRKLSAQCEHTLAVTEDGVEILTLPEGENY; this is translated from the coding sequence ATGAAAACTGAAATAATTGTTATTTTATCCCAACGAGAAATAGAGAAAATGCGTCAAGCTGGGCGTTTAGCTGCTAAACTTCTCCAGCATCTAGAACCGTTCGTCAAGCCTGGGGTTAGCACTCTCGAACTCAATGATGAAGCCGAACGTTGGACGCAAGCTCATGGAGCAAAAAGCGCACCTCTTGGCTATAGAGGCTATCCTAAATCAATTTGCACTAGCGTAAATGAGGTAATTTGTCACGGCATTCCCAACGCCAAGCAAATCCTCAAGGAAGGTGACATCATTAATATTGATGTGACGCCGATTGTTGAAGGTTATCACGGCGACACATCTAAGACATTCTTTGTCGGCACTCCTTCGCCAACAGCGAGGAAGCTGGTAGAGGTGACAGAGGAGTGTTTACGCTTGGGTATTGCTGAAGTTAAACCTGGGGGACGCATTGGCGACATTGGTGCAGCCATTCAAGAGTATGCTGAAGCACAAGGCTTTTCTGTAGTGCGAGATTTCGTTGGACACGGCATCAGTCACATTTTCCACACTGCGCCGGATGTTCCCCACTATGGCACACGCGGTAAGGGTAAGCGCCTCAGACCAGGGATGGTTTTTACTATTGAGCCAATGATTAACGAAGGTACTTACGAAGTCGAGGTTCTGGGCGATAAATGGACTGCGGTAACGCGCGATCGCAAGCTTTCTGCTCAATGCGAGCATACCTTAGCTGTAACTGAAGACGGCGTTGAAATCCTCACCTTACCTGAAGGCGAGAATTACTAG
- a CDS encoding Gfo/Idh/MocA family protein: MYNSEATLEKAKVRVGLVGTGYAAKFRAKALLHNEGMRSQLIAAVGHTVETTETFAKEYQIEALSSWQELVEREDIDLVVISTINRDHGAIARAALTNGKHVIVEYPLSLDVVEAEELIALAKAQKKLLHVEHLELLGGLHQALKQNLAKIGEVFYVRYSTINPQNPAPRKWTYNHELFGFPLIGALSRLHRLTDLFGTVFTVNCHQRYWEIEPEYYQTCFCTSELCFDSGLLAQVVYGKGETVWQSERKFEVHGEKGGLIFDGDTGIFIQPGETTPIEVGPRRGLFAKDTSMVLDHLFDGTPLYVTPEESLYTLHVADAAQRAAQTGLTMFIKNTLDKS, translated from the coding sequence ATGTATAATTCAGAAGCAACTTTGGAAAAAGCAAAAGTGCGTGTAGGTTTGGTGGGTACTGGGTATGCGGCAAAGTTTCGAGCTAAGGCATTGCTCCATAATGAGGGAATGCGATCGCAGTTAATTGCAGCTGTTGGTCATACCGTAGAAACAACAGAAACCTTTGCCAAAGAGTACCAGATTGAAGCGTTGAGTTCTTGGCAAGAGTTAGTAGAGCGTGAAGATATAGACCTAGTGGTGATTTCCACTATCAATCGAGATCATGGTGCGATCGCTCGTGCAGCACTTACGAACGGCAAACATGTGATTGTAGAGTATCCTCTATCGTTGGATGTAGTCGAAGCAGAAGAACTGATTGCCTTAGCCAAAGCACAAAAAAAACTCCTGCACGTTGAACACCTGGAACTTTTGGGTGGTTTGCATCAAGCTTTGAAGCAAAACTTAGCAAAAATTGGTGAAGTTTTTTATGTTCGCTACAGTACCATAAATCCCCAGAATCCTGCACCCCGCAAATGGACTTATAACCATGAGTTGTTCGGTTTTCCCTTAATTGGAGCGCTGTCTCGCCTACATCGTCTCACCGATTTATTTGGTACAGTATTTACTGTTAACTGTCACCAGCGATATTGGGAAATAGAACCGGAATACTACCAAACCTGTTTCTGCACTAGTGAACTGTGCTTTGATAGTGGACTTTTAGCGCAAGTAGTCTATGGTAAAGGCGAAACTGTTTGGCAATCAGAACGCAAGTTTGAAGTTCACGGGGAAAAGGGTGGTTTAATTTTTGATGGCGACACCGGAATATTCATCCAACCAGGGGAAACAACACCTATAGAGGTTGGCCCTCGCCGGGGTTTGTTCGCCAAAGATACGAGTATGGTTTTAGACCATCTTTTTGATGGCACTCCTTTGTATGTTACACCAGAGGAGAGCTTGTATACCCTGCATGTTGCTGATGCTGCACAAAGAGCTGCACAGACAGGGTTAACTATGTTTATAAAAAATACTTTAGATAAAAGTTAA
- the metH gene encoding methionine synthase, which translates to MTHPFLERLRSPDSPVLVFDGAMGTNLQTQNLTAEDFGGPQYEGCNEYLVHTKPEAVAKVHRDFLAAGADVIETDTFGSTSLVLAEYDLADQAYYLSKTAAELAKRVAAEFSTPEKPRFVAGSIGPTTKLPTLGHIDFDTMKATFAEQAEALWDGGVDLFLVETCQDVLQIKAALNAIEEVFAKKGDRRPLMVSVTMESMGTMLVGSEISAVVTILEHYPIDILGLNCATGPDLMKPHIKYLAEHSPFIVSCIPNAGLPENVGGQAHYRLTPLELRMSLMHFVEDLGVQVIGGCCGTRPEHIQQLAELAKDLKPKVRHPSLEPAAASIYTTQPYDQDNSFLIVGERLNASGSKKCRDLLNAEDWDGLVSMARAQVKEGAHILDVNVDYVGRDGVRDMHELVSRIVNNVTLPLMLDSTEWEKMEAGLKVAGGKCLLNSTNYEDGEPRFLKVLELAKKYGAGVVIGTIDEDGMARTADKKFAIAQRAYRQAVEYGIPPTEIFFDTLALPISTGIEEDRENGKATIESIRRIREGLPGCHVILGVSNISFGLNPASRMVLNSVFLHEATTAGMDAAIVSANKILPLSKIDPRHQEICRQLIYDERKFDGNVCVYDPLGELTTAFAGVTTKRDRSLDESLPIPERLKRHIIDGERIGLEEHLKKALEEHPPLEIINTFLLDGMKVVGELFGSGQMQLPFVLQSAETMKAAVAFLEPFMEKSESGNNAKGTFIIATVKGDVHDIGKNLVDIILSNNGYKVINLGIKQPVENIINAYEQHKADCIAMSGLLVKSTAFMKENLEVFNEKGISVPVILGGAALTPKFVYEDCQKTYKGKVVYGKDAFSDLHFMDKLMPAKATNNWEDLQGFLNEVETAEVSTNGNKEPKVTTAEETSAEPKVVDTRRSDAVAIDIERPTPPFWGTQLLQPSDIPIEEIFWHLDLQALVAGQWQFRKPKEQSKEEYQAFLAEKVYPVLETWKQRILEENLLHPQVIYGYFPCQSEGNSLHVWNQSQQVTTFEFPRQKSLRRLCIADFFAPKESGIIDVFPMQAVTVGEIATEFAQKLFAANQYTDYLYFHGMAVQVAEAVAEWTHARIRRELGFTAEEPDNIRDILAQRYRGSRYSFGYPACPNIQDQYKQLELLQTDRINLYMDESEQLYPEQSTTAIIAYHPLAKYFSA; encoded by the coding sequence ATGACTCATCCTTTCCTTGAACGCCTGCGTAGTCCAGATAGCCCAGTCCTCGTTTTCGACGGGGCGATGGGAACCAACTTACAAACCCAAAACCTCACTGCTGAAGACTTCGGCGGCCCCCAGTATGAAGGTTGTAACGAATACTTAGTCCACACTAAACCCGAAGCAGTCGCTAAGGTTCACCGCGACTTTCTCGCTGCTGGTGCTGATGTCATTGAAACCGATACCTTTGGCAGTACCTCCCTCGTGCTGGCAGAATATGACTTAGCAGACCAAGCCTACTACCTCAGCAAGACAGCCGCAGAATTGGCGAAACGTGTGGCTGCGGAATTTTCCACGCCAGAAAAACCCCGCTTTGTGGCAGGTTCCATTGGCCCCACAACGAAACTCCCTACCTTGGGACATATTGACTTTGACACCATGAAAGCTACTTTTGCTGAACAAGCAGAGGCGCTGTGGGATGGTGGTGTCGATTTATTTCTGGTGGAAACTTGCCAAGATGTGCTGCAAATTAAGGCGGCGCTGAATGCCATTGAAGAAGTGTTTGCCAAAAAAGGCGATCGCAGACCGTTGATGGTTTCTGTGACAATGGAAAGCATGGGCACAATGTTGGTTGGTTCCGAAATCAGCGCTGTGGTGACAATTCTGGAACATTACCCAATTGACATTCTTGGTCTAAATTGCGCCACAGGCCCAGACTTGATGAAACCACATATCAAGTATCTGGCAGAACATTCACCTTTCATCGTTTCCTGTATCCCCAACGCGGGTTTACCTGAGAACGTTGGCGGTCAAGCGCACTACCGCCTGACACCGTTGGAATTACGGATGTCATTGATGCATTTTGTTGAAGATTTGGGTGTCCAAGTGATTGGGGGTTGCTGTGGGACGCGTCCAGAACACATTCAACAATTGGCAGAACTTGCTAAAGACTTGAAGCCAAAAGTTAGACATCCTAGCTTAGAACCAGCAGCAGCATCAATTTACACCACTCAGCCCTACGATCAAGATAATTCCTTCTTGATTGTTGGTGAACGTCTCAACGCCAGTGGTTCCAAGAAGTGCCGCGATTTGCTAAATGCCGAAGATTGGGATGGACTCGTTTCAATGGCGAGGGCGCAAGTCAAAGAAGGCGCACACATCCTCGATGTCAACGTCGATTATGTGGGACGCGACGGTGTACGGGATATGCACGAATTAGTTTCGCGCATTGTTAATAATGTCACACTGCCTTTAATGCTTGACTCCACCGAATGGGAAAAGATGGAGGCGGGTTTAAAGGTTGCTGGTGGTAAGTGTTTGCTGAATTCTACCAACTACGAAGATGGGGAACCGCGCTTTTTGAAGGTGCTGGAGTTAGCGAAAAAATACGGTGCTGGTGTAGTCATTGGTACTATAGATGAAGATGGAATGGCGCGGACAGCAGACAAAAAGTTTGCGATCGCACAGCGTGCATACCGTCAAGCTGTAGAATATGGTATACCACCCACAGAAATATTCTTTGATACCCTAGCGTTACCCATTTCCACCGGGATTGAAGAAGACCGAGAAAATGGTAAAGCCACCATTGAATCCATCCGGCGCATTCGTGAAGGATTGCCTGGATGTCATGTAATTTTGGGTGTTTCCAATATTTCCTTTGGTTTGAATCCAGCCTCGCGGATGGTGTTGAACTCAGTGTTTTTGCACGAGGCGACAACGGCGGGAATGGATGCAGCCATTGTCAGCGCTAACAAAATTTTACCGTTATCGAAGATTGATCCACGCCATCAAGAAATTTGTCGGCAGTTGATTTATGATGAGCGGAAATTTGATGGTAACGTCTGCGTTTACGATCCATTGGGAGAGCTTACCACAGCCTTTGCTGGGGTGACAACTAAGCGCGATCGCTCCTTAGATGAAAGTCTCCCCATCCCAGAACGTCTAAAACGTCACATCATCGACGGCGAACGCATTGGCTTAGAAGAACATCTGAAAAAAGCCTTAGAAGAACATCCTCCCTTGGAAATTATCAACACCTTTCTGCTAGATGGCATGAAAGTTGTCGGAGAATTATTCGGTTCTGGGCAAATGCAGCTACCCTTCGTATTGCAATCAGCAGAAACCATGAAAGCGGCGGTGGCATTTCTAGAACCCTTCATGGAAAAATCAGAATCAGGTAACAATGCCAAGGGAACCTTTATCATTGCCACAGTCAAAGGCGATGTCCACGACATTGGTAAAAACTTGGTGGATATCATCTTATCCAACAACGGCTACAAAGTGATTAACCTGGGAATTAAGCAGCCGGTGGAAAACATCATCAACGCTTATGAACAGCACAAAGCTGATTGTATTGCCATGAGTGGTTTGCTGGTGAAATCCACCGCCTTTATGAAAGAGAACTTGGAGGTATTCAACGAAAAAGGAATTAGTGTCCCCGTAATTTTAGGTGGTGCGGCGCTGACTCCCAAATTTGTGTATGAAGATTGCCAAAAAACTTACAAAGGTAAGGTTGTATATGGCAAAGATGCCTTTTCTGACTTGCACTTCATGGATAAATTAATGCCAGCAAAGGCAACTAATAACTGGGAAGATTTGCAAGGATTTTTGAACGAAGTTGAAACGGCTGAAGTTTCGACAAATGGTAACAAAGAACCAAAAGTTACAACTGCTGAAGAAACATCTGCTGAACCCAAAGTAGTAGATACGAGACGTTCTGATGCTGTGGCGATAGATATTGAACGTCCCACACCGCCTTTTTGGGGAACGCAGTTATTGCAGCCTAGTGATATTCCCATCGAGGAAATATTCTGGCACTTAGATTTACAAGCTTTAGTTGCTGGACAATGGCAATTCCGTAAACCAAAGGAACAATCTAAGGAAGAATATCAGGCTTTCTTGGCTGAGAAAGTTTACCCAGTTTTAGAAACTTGGAAACAGCGAATTCTTGAAGAAAATCTGTTACATCCCCAGGTGATTTACGGGTATTTCCCTTGTCAATCTGAGGGGAATTCTCTACATGTATGGAACCAATCACAGCAGGTTACAACTTTTGAGTTTCCTAGACAGAAGTCATTAAGGCGGCTGTGCATAGCAGATTTCTTTGCACCGAAGGAATCGGGAATTATTGATGTCTTCCCAATGCAGGCGGTGACTGTAGGGGAGATTGCCACAGAGTTTGCCCAAAAGCTGTTTGCTGCCAATCAATACACCGATTATCTGTATTTCCACGGCATGGCAGTACAGGTGGCAGAGGCTGTGGCTGAATGGACACACGCCAGAATCCGCCGAGAGTTAGGTTTTACAGCTGAAGAACCCGACAATATTCGGGATATATTAGCACAACGCTATCGTGGCTCACGGTATAGTTTTGGTTATCCCGCTTGTCCGAATATCCAAGACCAATACAAGCAACTGGAGTTATTGCAGACTGACAGAATTAACTTGTATATGGATGAAAGTGAACAACTTTATCCAGAACAGTCTACCACTGCGATTATTGCTTACCACCCACTAGCAAAATACTTCAGCGCGTAA
- a CDS encoding glycosyltransferase family 2 protein has translation MQISEPQVSVIIPTCNRKHYLERAINSVLNQTYTDYELIVVDDASTDGTATFIAEKYPGVCCVSLANNSGAGGARNEGIRLARGSFIAFLDSDDEWLPKYLETQIKYIESSPDNVIVFCGCIHQMQDGKIQKFSCQPWLPYPNLTYHLLSENFILTASIVVVSKKALDKTGYFNENLRIGEDKELFLRLFCLGNAVHVPYFLVTKYSHSNNLTGNYKLWVKETFHLLDIFFAHDLSLPYKHFEIETRSHNAMRLARILWREKKKFLFAIQMLLKAFIISPRYIIQHLRKKLVKTTV, from the coding sequence ATGCAAATAAGTGAACCTCAAGTTTCAGTCATTATCCCTACTTGTAATCGTAAACATTATTTAGAAAGAGCCATAAATAGTGTTTTGAATCAAACGTATACTGATTACGAGTTGATTGTAGTTGATGATGCCTCAACTGATGGAACTGCAACTTTTATTGCAGAAAAATATCCTGGTGTTTGCTGCGTTAGTTTAGCAAATAATTCTGGGGCTGGTGGGGCAAGGAATGAAGGAATTCGGCTTGCAAGAGGCAGCTTTATAGCTTTCTTGGATTCTGATGACGAATGGTTACCTAAGTATTTAGAAACCCAAATTAAATATATTGAGAGTAGTCCTGATAATGTAATAGTTTTCTGTGGGTGTATCCACCAAATGCAAGATGGGAAAATTCAAAAGTTTAGTTGTCAGCCTTGGCTACCATATCCCAATTTAACTTATCATCTATTGTCTGAAAATTTTATACTGACGGCATCAATTGTAGTGGTAAGTAAAAAAGCTTTAGATAAGACAGGTTATTTTAATGAAAATCTTAGAATTGGCGAGGATAAAGAGCTATTTTTACGATTATTTTGCTTAGGCAATGCCGTTCATGTTCCTTACTTTTTAGTAACTAAATATTCTCATTCTAATAATCTTACAGGAAATTATAAACTATGGGTGAAAGAGACATTTCATTTATTGGATATATTTTTTGCTCATGATTTGAGTCTGCCTTATAAGCATTTTGAAATCGAGACTAGAAGTCACAATGCTATGAGATTAGCAAGAATATTATGGCGTGAAAAGAAGAAATTTTTATTTGCAATACAAATGTTGCTGAAGGCTTTTATCATTTCCCCAAGGTATATAATTCAGCACTTGCGAAAAAAATTGGTTAAGACTACTGTATAG
- a CDS encoding glycosyltransferase family 4 protein, whose product MHIIVLENEVTSLRGGQELSLFDVCLGLYKRGHTITLVYVTEGNLFKEYQFFCRELIKVNGFRIERKKIIDSLYNFFIDTRKIKTTKDSIVYSNQYHNSFFAYTLAVCKNIPFVCHLRLPPPQIQKLGFQWSIGMQGAKHLIAVSNQTKIDWIKQGFKEDKIDVVYNGINIEKFQPSAHVSITKKEWGISDDVEVISYIGRLDKEKGLETLIRGFSLFLKNHKSAKLLIAGKPLCYPEEYKKSLEHLTFELGIAESVKFLSHLTNPIPLYQISDVTVLTSLHSEPFGRTIIESMACGIPVVASRTGGIPEILTGKFQPMLCEPGNVENLADTLNFVLKWKNLDPQLSAKCREHIIHSFNVDKMVNGIEKILLNYRK is encoded by the coding sequence ATGCATATTATTGTTTTAGAAAATGAAGTAACTTCTCTGCGTGGTGGACAAGAATTGAGCCTATTTGATGTTTGCCTGGGTCTATATAAACGTGGACACACTATCACTTTAGTGTATGTAACAGAAGGCAACTTATTTAAGGAGTATCAGTTTTTTTGTAGGGAGTTAATAAAAGTTAATGGTTTTAGGATTGAAAGGAAAAAAATAATTGATTCATTATACAACTTTTTTATAGATACTAGAAAAATAAAAACCACTAAAGATAGCATAGTATACAGCAACCAATATCATAATAGTTTTTTTGCTTATACATTAGCAGTATGTAAGAATATACCCTTTGTTTGTCATCTTCGTCTACCGCCACCGCAAATCCAAAAACTTGGTTTCCAGTGGAGTATTGGGATGCAGGGTGCAAAACACTTAATTGCTGTTTCCAATCAAACTAAAATAGATTGGATAAAGCAAGGTTTTAAAGAAGATAAAATTGACGTTGTATACAACGGAATTAATATTGAAAAATTTCAACCATCAGCCCATGTATCCATTACTAAAAAGGAATGGGGTATTTCTGATGATGTAGAAGTTATCTCTTACATTGGAAGATTGGATAAGGAGAAGGGACTCGAAACGCTGATTAGAGGTTTTTCTTTATTTCTCAAAAACCACAAAAGTGCCAAGTTATTGATTGCTGGCAAACCATTATGTTATCCAGAGGAATATAAAAAGTCTCTAGAACATCTAACATTTGAACTGGGCATAGCAGAATCTGTTAAATTTCTGAGTCATCTAACTAATCCTATTCCTCTCTATCAAATAAGTGATGTGACAGTTTTAACCAGTTTACATTCTGAACCATTTGGCAGAACAATTATTGAATCAATGGCGTGTGGAATTCCTGTGGTAGCTAGTCGTACTGGTGGAATACCTGAAATCTTGACAGGAAAGTTTCAACCTATGCTCTGTGAACCAGGAAATGTAGAAAATTTAGCAGATACTTTGAATTTTGTGTTGAAATGGAAAAATTTAGATCCTCAATTAAGTGCGAAATGTCGGGAACATATAATACATAGTTTTAATGTAGACAAAATGGTTAATGGAATTGAAAAAATTCTCTTAAATTATCGAAAATAA